The following are encoded in a window of Harmonia axyridis chromosome 7, icHarAxyr1.1, whole genome shotgun sequence genomic DNA:
- the LOC123685150 gene encoding 28S ribosomal protein S27, mitochondrial-like, with protein sequence MNMLKLIRVSQISKSLHALKSAKITSRTFLSSAYPCNEIWENRLNQPLFDKINLDELYHDLDLNFQKTKCMSAIDVDIFVNGLKDDIFDDEMLDLVHKLRLTEETSNSLPSLSYAVVKTLLENKKIEDLHTVLDDRLNYGIFLDTHLTNILLDHFWLKKDFVSGARIASQLMLQEDPEHPISHNLSLLHCYNCLLNKGEWSFPPPPEEPEEEVKVRVKYIRNEYDDQHFDLRDCKKILGKTLMYLTKTKKDSLNISFHILGAALFGRNDVAENKLEEALKNNSSLIKEVFDLLPEDSELRNKIENIKLSSCEINSILEKNVEEAIKIASETDIATQCKLFSEWNQKRIDLLREKEEAFKKMERLKKVESLKEELKTKETKLWFFENEEKMELEIEEIEEKKANESKNPSYFKEKKLDKATEEYIPPQVRK encoded by the coding sequence ATGAATATGTTAAAGTTGATACGTGTCTCTCAAATCAGCAAAAGTCTTCATGCCTTGAAATCGGCAAAGATTACATCTAGGACATTTTTGTCTTCTGCATATCCCTGCAATGAAATCTGGGAAAACCGTCTCAATCAGCCTTTATTTGATAAAATTAATTTAGATGAACTTTATCATGATCTTGACTTGAATTTCCAAAAGACCAAATGCATGAGTGCCATTGATGTAGATATTTTCGTAAATGGATTAAAGGATGATATATTCGATGATGAAATGTTGGATTTAGTCCATAAGCTTCGTCTCACTGAAGAAACAAGTAATTCATTGCCATCATTGTCATATGCTGTAGTGAAGACTTTATTGGAGAACAAGAAAATCGAAGATCTTCATACGGTTCTCGATGATAGATTAAATTATGGCATCTTTTTAGATACACATTTGACAAATATCTTACTCGATCATTTTTGGTtaaaaaaagattttgtttCCGGTGCAAGAATAGCTAGTCAGTTAATGCTTCAAGAAGATCCTGAACATCCCATTTCCCATAATCTTAGTTTATTACATtgttataattgtttattaaataaAGGAGAATGGTCATTTCCACCACCTCCTGAAGAACCAGAAGAAGAAGTAAAAGTTAGAGTAAAGTATATAAGAAATGAGTATGATGACCAACATTTTGATCTAAGAGATTGCAAGAAGATTTTGGGAAAGACCCTCATGTATTTGACTAAAACTAAGAAGGATTCCTTGAATATATCTTTTCATATTCTTGGCGCTGCTCTATTTGGTAGAAATGATGTTGCTGAAAATAAGTTAGAGGAAGCACTAAAGAATAACTCGTCCTTAATAAAAGAAGTATTTGATTTATTACCAGAAGATAGTGAATtgagaaataaaattgaaaacataaAACTTTCTTCATGTGAAATAAATTCTATATTAGAGAAAAATGTTGAGGAAGCAATAAAAATAGCTTCAGAAACTGATATAGCAACTCAGTGTAAATTATTCAGTGAATGGAACCAAAAAAGAATAGATCTTCTTCGTGAAAAAGAAGAAGCTTTTAAAAAAATGGAGAGATTGAAAAAGGTTGAATCTCTgaaagaagaattgaaaactAAAGAGACAAAACTTTGGTTCTTCGAAAATGAAGAGAAAATGGAACTagaaattgaggaaattgaagagAAGAAAGCAAATGAATCGAAAAACCCTTCATActtcaaggaaaaaaaattggataaagCAACAGAGGAATATATACCACCCCAGGTcagaaaatag
- the LOC123685149 gene encoding coiled-coil domain-containing protein 22 homolog: MEEVDGIILETLRALNCDFPEDISSLKQFDEDIIISCLSSCLESIIPSSKFPKKLSPSMAIRLKTASYLAEQIKELGYRDEIGYQTILYFNETEIRRLFIFLIEKLPKETGNSTQIEEVGYIPKLLIDIKKKLKPSSIWIPPSLCNRGICSNENSLEIRSYGNSYPLEIKKITLPSSEHTSEGFRDYHVNILPTVTKQCSTQQLIPSLLFEDCIFSKRNKDLLRFIKSIPNLDNTKEVSSSDEKNIDKEVAHNEQKIKAVDNISTNKNIILNENVIETLQKDLDLKSKEYHEIQESIKSDMEVLSKLNEEREEEERSLEKLKYSFNIKNKTMKIVSSEENIQKLKEVLVSKTNSRLKTLNDQWKEIRKSLLQKHDHLKSCLSEKEIKLQEKEVRLKHIITTYEEMLTDLKNKLDLEKKLLEKHKNSPQNINRSMYTNNIIEIIGNIKKQNNEIEKILKDTKLVQKDINTLTGQIDRSFTISDEIIFLHAKEDEISKKAYKLLVSLHSECGEIVKIISDIGFVERECRNLQEQLDIESAKQISVKLMRVTEDLEKIKEENSNLQKQVQ, translated from the exons AGTTTGAAACAATTTGATGAGGATATTATTATATCATGCCTCTCTTCGTGTTTAGAATCCATAATACCTTCTTCAAAATTTCCTAAAAAGTTATCTCCATCAATGGCAATTAGGTTAAAAACAGCATCTTATTTGGCCGAACAAATTAAAGAATTAGGGTATAGAGATGAAATCGGCTATCAAACAATACTTTACTTCAATGAGACAGAAATAAGAagacttttcatatttttgatagaaaaattaCCTAAGGAAACAGGAAATTCTACTCAAATAGAAGAAGTTGGGTACATACCAAAACTATtgattgatataaaaaaaaaattgaaaccttcTTCAATTTGGATTCCACCTTCACTCTGCAATAGAGGAATCTGCTCCAATGAAAACAGTTTAGAAATAAGAAGTTATGGAAACAGTTATCcattagaaataaaaaaaataacattgcCTTCTTCTGAACACACTTCTGAAG GTTTCAGGGATTATCATGTTAATATATTGCCAACAGTAACAAAACAGTGCTCAACCCAACAACTTATACCTTCTTTACTCTTTGAAGATTGTATATTTTCAAAGAGAAATAAAGATTTATTAAGATTCATCAAATCTATTCCGAATCTTGACAATACAAAAGAAGTAAGTTCTTCAGATGAAAAGAACATTGACAAAGAAGTTGCACATAATGAGCAAAAAATTAAAGCAGTGGACAATATATCTACAAATAAAAACATCATATTGAACGAAAACGTTATTGAAACTTTACAAAAAGACTTGGATCTAAAAAGTAAAGAATATCATGAAATACAAGAATCAATAAAGAGTGATATGGAAGTACTATCTAAG ttgaatgaaGAAAGAGAAGAGGAGGAAAGATCTTTGGAGAAACTCAAATATagtttcaatataaaaaataagacCATGAAAATAGTGAGTagtgaagaaaatattcaaaaactgaaagaagTCCTGGTTTCTAAAACAAATAGTCGCCTGAAAACACTGAATGATCAATGGAAAGAAATTCGAAAATCATTGTTACAAAAACATGATCATTTAAAAAGTTGTTTATCAGAGAAAGAAATCAAATTACAAGAGAAAGAAGTAAGATTGAAACATATAATTACAACATATGAAGAAATGCTTACCGACTTGAAAAACAAATtggatttggaaaaaaaactcTTGGAGAAACATAAGAATTCTCCCCAAAATATAAATAG ATCAATGTATACAAACAATATTATCGAGATAATAGGGAACATAAAAAAacagaataatgaaattgaaaaaattctcaaGGATACTAAACTGGTGCAAAAAGATATTAATACCTTAACTGGTCAAATTGATAGATCATTCACTATAtctgatgaaataattttttta caTGCTAAAGAGGATGAAATATCCAAAAAAGCATATAAGTTATTAGTTTCACTACATAGTGAATGTGGAGAAATAGTTAAAATTATATCAGATATTGGTTTTGTTGAGAGAGAATGTAGAAATCTTCAAGAACAACTCGATATTGAGTCTGCTAAACAAATATCTGTAAAATTAATGAGGGTTACTGAAGATCTGGAGAAGATAAAAGAGGAAAATTCCAATCTACAAAAACAAGTGCAGTGA